A genomic window from Lutra lutra chromosome 17, mLutLut1.2, whole genome shotgun sequence includes:
- the CLEC11A gene encoding C-type lectin domain family 11 member A, producing the protein MQAAWLLGALVVPQLLGFSLGARGADREWEGVWGGAQEEEREREALMLKHLQEALGLPAGRGDENPEGTPEDKETWGTEEYGQGEEVEETTPTPTSSPSPSPTPEDTVTYILGRLAGLDAGLHQLHVRLHALDTRVVELTRGLRQLREAASDTRDAVEALQETQRRAEREHGRLEGCLKGLRLGHKCFLLSRDFEAQAAAQARCVARGGSLAQPADRQQMEALSRYLHGALAPYNWPVWLGVHDRRSEGLYLFENGQRVSFFAWHRAPRPEPGAGPSPAPHPLSPNQPNGGTLENCVAQASDDGSWWDHDCERRLYYVCEYPF; encoded by the exons ATGCAGGCAGCCTGGCTGCTTGGGGCCCTGGTGGTCCCTCAGCTCCTGGGCTTTAGCCTTGGGGCTCGAGGAGCGgacagggagtgggagggggtcTGGGGAGGCGCCCAAGAGGAGGAGCGGGAAAGGGAAGCCCTGATGCTGAAG CATTTGCAGGAGGCCCTGGGACTGCCCGCTGGGAGGGGGGACGAAAACCCCGAGGGAACCCCTGAAGACAAAGAGACCTGGGGGACCGAGGAGTACGGTCAgggggaggaagtggaggaaacAACGCCAACGCCAACCTCTAGCCCtagcccctctcccacccctgagGACACCGTCACTTATATCC TGGGCCGCCTGGCCGGCCTGGACGCAGGCCTGCACCAGCTGCACGTCCGTCTGCACGCGTTGGACACCCGCGTGGTCGAGTTGACTCGGGGGCTGCGGCAGCTGCGGGAGGCGGCAAGCGACACCCGCGACGCCGTGGAAGCCCTGCAGGAGACGCAGAGGCGCGCCGAGCGCGAGCATGGCCGCTTAGAGG GCTGCTTGAAGGGGCTGCGCCTTGGCCACAAGTGCTTCCTGCTATCGCGCGACTTCGAGGCGCAGGCGGCGGCGCAGGCGCGGTGCGTGGCACGGGGCGGGAGCCTGGCACAGCCCGCAGACCGCCAGCAGATGGAGGCGCTCTCTCGTTACTTGCACGGGGCCCTCGCTCCCTACAACTGGCCCGTGTGGCTGGGCGTGCACGACCGGCGCTCCGAGGGACTATATCTCTTCGAGAACGGCCAGCGCGTGTCCTTCTTCGCTTGGCACCGCGCGCCCCGTCCGGAGCCCGGAGCCGGTCCTAGCCCCGCGCCGCACCCGCTCAGCCCCAACCAGCCCAACGGCGGCACGCTCGAGAACTGCGTGGCGCAAGCCTCGGATGACGGCTCCTGGTGGGACCACGACTGCGAACGCCGCCTCTACTACGTCTGCGAGTACCCCTTCTAG